From a region of the Castanea sativa cultivar Marrone di Chiusa Pesio chromosome 10, ASM4071231v1 genome:
- the LOC142611606 gene encoding F-box protein At2g27310-like isoform X1, with the protein MRKPAFLYCSLHLGCTDAAKRPPHPRPTRPNTATHEGHRCLHRSMAMAVAPVESMESLSSDLCYDILRRLDGPTLASAACSCAAFCSISKEEKLWENVCSSMWPSTNREDVKSLISSIGGFRKFYADCFPLIVNKEVTEHQWNNYPEYPEEWTEAEYYGDMDEFECISPSDFVSIVDIRYKDKTICSKVLWGIPNANGFDGWFYNCPFQIDLLTYAARDDENDGEVTLSVSDGLPPIASMERERKDGKLWQELRDGLRLSWIVVNRKIKQAANLASWSPLGGQRHWPTEKDFVLRFGSVLPAKDILPCQVVECILSMKFRVIHTEGEDVHTTLKLTELSMQLEDMEGSHVNGRNSLLILKEALSCRRSKNYSEVLESCHLYSKVQSELKEEKMRIESRLDRIFILGGISVFVMFWYIIL; encoded by the exons ATGAG AAAGCCGGCCTTCCTATACTGCTCTCTTCATCTGGGATGCACGGACGCGGCAAAACGCCCGCCGCACCCACGTCCGACACGGCCCAACACGGCAACGCACGAGGGACACCGCTGCCTGCAT AGATCTATGGCTATGGCGGTTGCACCAGTTGAGAGTATGGAATCATTGAGCAGCGATCTCTGCTATGACATATTAAGGCGTCTTGATGGTCCAACTTTGGCAAGTGCAGCTTGTTCTTGTGCAGCGTTCTGTTCCatatcaaaagaagaaaaattatggGAAAATGTATGCTCTTCTATGTGGCCTTCAACCAATAGGGAAGACGTCAAAAGTTTAATATCATCCATTGGTGGATTCAGAAAGTTCTATGCAGATTGTTTTCCCCTTATTGTTAACAAAGAAGTCACTGAGCACCAATGGAACAACTATCCTGAGTACCCTGAAGAATGGACTGAGGCTGAATACTATGGTGACATGGATGAATTTGAATGTATTTCACCATCAGATTTTGTTTCCATTGTGGATATTAGATATAAAGATAAAACAATATgctcaaaagtcctttggggcattCCAAATGCAAATGGCTTTGATGGTTGGTTCTACAACTGCCCATTTCAGATTGATCTTCTAACTTATGCAGCTAGAGATGATGAGAATGACGGTGAGGTTACACTCTCTGTATCTGATGGTCTGCCACCAATTGCATCTATGGAAAGAGAACGAAAAGATGGGAAGCTATGGCAGGAGCTTCGTGATGGACTCCGGCTTAGCTGGATTGTTGtaaacagaaaaataaagcaAGCTGCTAATCTTGCTAGCTGGAGTCCTCTTGGTGGGCAAAGGCACTGGCCAACAGAAAAGGATTTTGTGTTGCGCTTTGGATCTGTCCTTCCTGCGAAAGACATTCTTCCATGTCAAGTGGTGGAATGCATCCTTAGTATGAAATTCAGAGTGATCCATACTGAGGGAGAGGACGTTCATACAACTCTCAAATTAACCGAGCTGAGCATGCAGTTGGAAGACATGGAAGGTTCTCATGTTAATGGAAGAAACAGTTTGCTTATCCTGAAGGAAGCCCTGAGCTGCCGTAGGAGCAAAAATTACAGCGAAGTCCTCGAGTCTTGTCATTTGTACTCGAAAGTGCAGAGTGAGTTAAAGGAGGAGAAGATGAGAATTGAAAGCAGGTTAGACAGAATTTTTATCCTAGGTGGCATTTCTGTATTTGTAATGTTCTGGTACATCAtcttataa
- the LOC142611606 gene encoding F-box protein At2g27310-like isoform X2, producing MAMAVAPVESMESLSSDLCYDILRRLDGPTLASAACSCAAFCSISKEEKLWENVCSSMWPSTNREDVKSLISSIGGFRKFYADCFPLIVNKEVTEHQWNNYPEYPEEWTEAEYYGDMDEFECISPSDFVSIVDIRYKDKTICSKVLWGIPNANGFDGWFYNCPFQIDLLTYAARDDENDGEVTLSVSDGLPPIASMERERKDGKLWQELRDGLRLSWIVVNRKIKQAANLASWSPLGGQRHWPTEKDFVLRFGSVLPAKDILPCQVVECILSMKFRVIHTEGEDVHTTLKLTELSMQLEDMEGSHVNGRNSLLILKEALSCRRSKNYSEVLESCHLYSKVQSELKEEKMRIESRLDRIFILGGISVFVMFWYIIL from the coding sequence ATGGCTATGGCGGTTGCACCAGTTGAGAGTATGGAATCATTGAGCAGCGATCTCTGCTATGACATATTAAGGCGTCTTGATGGTCCAACTTTGGCAAGTGCAGCTTGTTCTTGTGCAGCGTTCTGTTCCatatcaaaagaagaaaaattatggGAAAATGTATGCTCTTCTATGTGGCCTTCAACCAATAGGGAAGACGTCAAAAGTTTAATATCATCCATTGGTGGATTCAGAAAGTTCTATGCAGATTGTTTTCCCCTTATTGTTAACAAAGAAGTCACTGAGCACCAATGGAACAACTATCCTGAGTACCCTGAAGAATGGACTGAGGCTGAATACTATGGTGACATGGATGAATTTGAATGTATTTCACCATCAGATTTTGTTTCCATTGTGGATATTAGATATAAAGATAAAACAATATgctcaaaagtcctttggggcattCCAAATGCAAATGGCTTTGATGGTTGGTTCTACAACTGCCCATTTCAGATTGATCTTCTAACTTATGCAGCTAGAGATGATGAGAATGACGGTGAGGTTACACTCTCTGTATCTGATGGTCTGCCACCAATTGCATCTATGGAAAGAGAACGAAAAGATGGGAAGCTATGGCAGGAGCTTCGTGATGGACTCCGGCTTAGCTGGATTGTTGtaaacagaaaaataaagcaAGCTGCTAATCTTGCTAGCTGGAGTCCTCTTGGTGGGCAAAGGCACTGGCCAACAGAAAAGGATTTTGTGTTGCGCTTTGGATCTGTCCTTCCTGCGAAAGACATTCTTCCATGTCAAGTGGTGGAATGCATCCTTAGTATGAAATTCAGAGTGATCCATACTGAGGGAGAGGACGTTCATACAACTCTCAAATTAACCGAGCTGAGCATGCAGTTGGAAGACATGGAAGGTTCTCATGTTAATGGAAGAAACAGTTTGCTTATCCTGAAGGAAGCCCTGAGCTGCCGTAGGAGCAAAAATTACAGCGAAGTCCTCGAGTCTTGTCATTTGTACTCGAAAGTGCAGAGTGAGTTAAAGGAGGAGAAGATGAGAATTGAAAGCAGGTTAGACAGAATTTTTATCCTAGGTGGCATTTCTGTATTTGTAATGTTCTGGTACATCAtcttataa